A genomic region of Amblyraja radiata isolate CabotCenter1 chromosome 16, sAmbRad1.1.pri, whole genome shotgun sequence contains the following coding sequences:
- the mrpl10 gene encoding 39S ribosomal protein L10, mitochondrial: MAAVSGRLAAAAVAARRGWLPFQVVVRHGSKAVTRHRKPIHILRQKLLAVTEYMPPNPAVPERCIKPWEQDVHEPSILEKLIRRDVEFTFQENKMIAVFQNNNINSEDLRLLRHRLMKHDIRMKFFPNRVMRSYLTDTKYKNLLPLFIGRNIIFVSKEPKTKEMLQIVRSSTQISLLGACIEDALFSRQGVVKYSRLPGMQVIRGEVVSGLTQITSQTCQLLNNGPMLLTNLLEQYLKQQSEAVTGQKESATVEQKETQESQGS, encoded by the exons GGTGGCTTCCATTCCAAGTTGTCGTGCGTCATGGATCTAAAGCAGTGACCCGCCATCGCAAGCCCATACACATCCTGCGGCAGAAGTTGTTGGCTGTCACGGAATATATGCCTCCAAACCCTGCCGTCCCAGAGAGGTGCATCAAACCTTGGGAGCAAGATGTTCATGAG CCATCTATCTTGGAGAAACTGATACGGCGAGATGTGGAGTTCACATTCCAAGAGAATAAAATGATAGCAGTTTTCCAGAACAACAACATCAATTCGGAGGACCTGCGGCTTCTTCGACATCGATTAATGAAACACGACATCCGCATGAAATTTTTCCCAAATCGG GTTATGCGATCATATCTAACAGACACCAAATACAAGAACCTGCTGCCTTTGTTTATTGGTCGCAATATCATTTTTGTCAGTAAGGAGCCCAAAACAAAAGAGATGCTTCAGATTGTGCGCAGTTCAACTCAGATCAGCTTACTGG GTGCTTGTATTGAAGATGCCCTCTTCAGTAGACAGGGAGTGGTGAAATATTCCAGGCTGCCAGGAATGCAGGTGATCCGTGGGGAGGTAGTAAGTGGCCTGACTCAGATCACCTCTCAGACATGCCAACTGCTGAACAATGGACCTATGCTTCTCACTAACTTACTGGAGCAATACTTGAAACAGCAGAGTGAGGCTGTCACTGGACAGAAAGAGTCTGCAACGGTGGAGCAGAAGGAAACGCAGGAAAGTCAAGGATCTTAA